The Petropleomorpha daqingensis genome includes a window with the following:
- a CDS encoding DinB family protein, which yields MASTRRADMFTAYGRPSDDDPREHGPRLGDERTTLAEALRRQRLTLELKCAGLDADALARRAVEPSTLSLLGLVRHLAEVERATFRRLLAGQDAPRLYCTETDRDGDFDGAVADPEVVAEAWATWRAEVDFAVRFVAGSPDLDLTADDAANEHGSGGGPMSLREALVGMIEEYARHMGHADLLRERIDGRLGQ from the coding sequence ATGGCCTCGACCCGGCGCGCCGACATGTTCACCGCGTACGGCAGACCCTCGGACGACGACCCGCGCGAGCACGGCCCGCGGCTGGGCGACGAGCGCACCACGCTGGCCGAGGCGCTGCGCCGGCAGCGGCTCACGCTGGAGCTCAAGTGCGCCGGCCTCGACGCCGACGCCCTGGCGCGGCGCGCCGTCGAGCCCTCGACGCTGTCGCTGCTCGGGCTGGTGCGGCACCTTGCCGAGGTGGAGCGGGCGACGTTCCGGCGGCTGCTGGCGGGGCAGGACGCGCCCCGGCTGTACTGCACCGAGACCGACCGGGACGGTGACTTCGACGGTGCCGTCGCCGATCCGGAGGTCGTCGCGGAGGCGTGGGCGACCTGGCGCGCGGAGGTCGACTTCGCCGTCCGGTTCGTGGCCGGGTCGCCGGACCTCGACCTCACCGCCGACGACGCCGCGAACGAGCACGGCAGCGGTGGCGGGCCGATGTCGTTGCGCGAGGCGCTGGTCGGGATGATCGAGGAGTACGCCCGGCACATGGGCCACGCCGACCTGCTGCGCGAGCGGATCGACGGCCGCCTGGGCCAGTGA
- a CDS encoding cupin domain-containing protein, with product MTTPEVGTELVNPVAGTKTVFVATATSTDGEHVEVEATYPPNSTRPARHVHPSQTEHFAVLAGSLEVRRGGEAFTAGVGEEFSVEPGVAHQMWAGDDGAVFRWRTSPALRTGELYCSMWECARDNDWAPSGLQMLEAVSAFGDEFRLA from the coding sequence ATGACGACGCCCGAGGTCGGCACCGAGCTGGTCAACCCCGTCGCCGGCACGAAGACGGTCTTCGTCGCGACGGCGACCTCGACGGACGGCGAGCACGTCGAGGTCGAGGCGACCTACCCGCCGAACAGCACGCGCCCGGCGCGCCACGTGCACCCGTCGCAGACCGAGCACTTCGCGGTGCTCGCCGGCAGCCTGGAGGTCCGGCGCGGCGGCGAGGCGTTCACCGCCGGCGTCGGGGAGGAGTTCAGCGTCGAGCCCGGCGTCGCCCACCAGATGTGGGCCGGCGACGACGGCGCGGTCTTCCGGTGGCGGACGTCGCCGGCGCTGCGGACCGGCGAGCTGTACTGCTCGATGTGGGAGTGCGCCCGCGACAACGACTGGGCCCCGAGCGGGCTGCAGATGCTCGAGGCGGTCAGCGCGTTCGGCGACGAGTTCCGCCTCGCCTGA
- a CDS encoding heavy metal translocating P-type ATPase, giving the protein MTTSATSAPATRTAAPDSGSRSRIWSLSEVRWAGAALVLFVLGGAAQLVAAPAPVWWALYLACYAVGGWEPAWAGVQALRERSLDVDLLMIVAAIGAAAIGQVFDGALLVVIFATSGALEAVATRRTEDAVRGLTDLAPEQATLLASGGAARSVPVLDLEVGDRVLVRPGEWLPADGVVVDGASEVDQASITGEPLPVDKRPGDDVFAGTGNGTGALTVEVRRPATGSVIARIAAMVEEASATKARTQLFVEKVEQRYSIGVVVATLAVFAVPLLLGDDLRGALLRAMTFMIVASPCAVVLATMPPLLSAIANAGRHGVLVKSAVVMERLGTVTAVALDKTGTLTTGAPEVVAVRPLTGGPCTEEDLLALAAAAEAPSEHPIGRAVVTAARERGLELLPASGFRARVGTGVTATVAGWTVRVGSPVSGAATGCPGIAAIVDGEQANGNTAVVVSLDERPVGVLAVADRLRPESAAAVAALRECTGSEPVLLTGDHRRAALALAGRAGIRDLRADQLPEDKVEAVRELQDAGHRVLLAGDGVNDAPALATADVGIAMGGIGSDLALSSADVVVVRDDLGAIPAAVRLSRRARRLVVQNLVLAATVIGVLVAWDLIGDLPLPLGVAGHEGSTILVALNGLRLLRRAEWQPAR; this is encoded by the coding sequence GTGACGACCTCGGCGACCTCCGCTCCGGCGACCAGGACGGCTGCGCCGGACTCCGGCTCCCGTTCGAGGATCTGGTCCCTGTCCGAGGTCCGGTGGGCGGGCGCCGCGCTGGTGCTGTTCGTGCTCGGCGGCGCAGCCCAGCTGGTCGCCGCTCCCGCGCCGGTGTGGTGGGCGCTGTACCTGGCCTGCTACGCCGTCGGCGGGTGGGAGCCGGCGTGGGCGGGGGTGCAGGCGCTGCGCGAGCGGTCGCTGGACGTCGACCTGCTGATGATCGTGGCGGCGATCGGCGCGGCGGCGATCGGTCAGGTCTTCGACGGCGCCCTCCTCGTCGTCATCTTCGCCACCTCGGGCGCGCTCGAGGCCGTGGCCACCCGGCGAACCGAGGACGCCGTCCGGGGACTGACCGATCTCGCACCCGAGCAGGCGACGCTCCTCGCGTCGGGCGGGGCAGCACGCTCGGTCCCGGTGCTCGACCTGGAGGTGGGGGACCGCGTGCTGGTCCGCCCGGGGGAGTGGCTACCGGCCGACGGCGTGGTCGTGGACGGCGCCTCGGAGGTCGACCAGGCGTCGATCACCGGCGAGCCGCTGCCGGTGGACAAGCGGCCCGGCGACGACGTGTTCGCCGGCACGGGCAACGGCACCGGCGCGCTCACCGTCGAGGTGCGCCGGCCGGCCACCGGCAGCGTCATCGCCCGCATCGCGGCCATGGTCGAGGAGGCCTCGGCGACCAAGGCGCGGACCCAGCTGTTCGTGGAGAAGGTCGAGCAGCGCTACTCCATCGGCGTCGTCGTCGCCACGCTCGCCGTCTTCGCCGTGCCGCTGCTCCTGGGCGACGACCTGCGCGGCGCCCTCCTGCGCGCGATGACGTTCATGATCGTCGCCTCCCCGTGCGCGGTGGTCCTCGCGACCATGCCTCCGCTCCTGTCGGCGATCGCCAACGCCGGCCGCCACGGCGTCCTGGTCAAGTCCGCCGTCGTCATGGAACGGCTCGGCACGGTCACCGCCGTCGCGCTGGACAAGACCGGCACGCTGACCACCGGCGCACCCGAGGTGGTCGCCGTCCGGCCGCTGACCGGCGGCCCGTGCACCGAGGAGGACCTGCTCGCTCTCGCCGCCGCGGCCGAGGCGCCCAGCGAGCACCCCATCGGCCGGGCGGTCGTCACCGCGGCTCGCGAGCGCGGCCTCGAGCTGCTGCCCGCGTCCGGCTTCCGCGCCCGGGTCGGCACCGGGGTCACGGCCACCGTGGCGGGCTGGACGGTCCGGGTCGGTTCTCCGGTGTCGGGTGCTGCGACCGGGTGCCCCGGGATTGCCGCGATCGTCGACGGCGAACAGGCGAACGGGAACACCGCCGTCGTGGTCAGCCTCGACGAGCGCCCGGTCGGGGTGCTCGCCGTCGCCGACCGGCTCCGTCCGGAGAGCGCCGCTGCCGTCGCCGCCCTGCGGGAGTGCACCGGCAGCGAGCCGGTCCTGCTCACCGGTGACCACCGGCGCGCCGCGCTGGCGCTCGCCGGGCGGGCCGGGATCCGGGACCTGCGGGCCGACCAGCTGCCGGAGGACAAGGTCGAGGCTGTCCGCGAGCTGCAGGACGCCGGTCACCGGGTGCTCCTCGCCGGCGACGGCGTCAACGACGCACCCGCGCTCGCCACCGCGGACGTCGGGATCGCGATGGGCGGCATCGGCTCCGACCTCGCGCTGTCCAGCGCCGATGTGGTCGTCGTCCGCGACGACCTGGGTGCCATCCCGGCGGCCGTCCGGTTGTCCCGCCGGGCGCGGCGGCTCGTCGTCCAGAACCTCGTGCTCGCCGCGACCGTGATCGGTGTGCTCGTCGCCTGGGACCTGATCGGCGACCTCCCGCTCCCCCTCGGCGTCGCCGGGCACGAGGGGTCCACGATCCTGGTCGCCCTCAACGGGTTGCGACTGCTGCGGCGCGCGGAGTGGCAGCCCGCCCGGTAG
- a CDS encoding ArsR/SmtB family transcription factor translates to MHGGIDGFEMPAPDDVRRAADALRMLADPTRLNILWALMQGETSVACLAELAGTTPTAVSQHLSKLRLAGLVTNRREGTFIFYALADHHIGELVRQALSHADHQAGRTASHPAAS, encoded by the coding sequence GTGCACGGCGGGATCGATGGCTTCGAGATGCCGGCCCCCGACGACGTCCGGCGGGCCGCCGACGCGCTGCGCATGCTCGCCGACCCCACCCGGCTGAACATCCTGTGGGCGCTCATGCAGGGCGAGACGTCCGTCGCCTGCCTCGCCGAGCTGGCCGGCACGACCCCGACCGCGGTCAGCCAGCACCTCTCCAAGCTGCGGCTGGCCGGGCTGGTCACCAACCGGCGCGAGGGGACGTTCATCTTCTACGCCCTGGCCGACCACCACATCGGCGAACTCGTCCGCCAGGCCCTCTCGCACGCCGACCACCAGGCTGGCCGGACCGCCTCGCACCCGGCGGCGTCCTAG
- a CDS encoding Rieske (2Fe-2S) protein, which produces MAGTGALVLGTTACSTYGTPTARTSAPSGGDGNGGAPLAKTDDIPVGGGKIFPDQQVVVTEPADGEFKAFSAVCTHQGCLVDAVSGGTINCPCHGSRYKITDGSVVRGPATRPLAPKSVVVQGDSLVVS; this is translated from the coding sequence GTGGCGGGGACCGGTGCGCTCGTCCTGGGAACCACCGCGTGCAGCACCTATGGCACGCCGACAGCCCGGACGAGCGCGCCCTCCGGTGGCGACGGGAACGGTGGCGCGCCGCTGGCCAAGACGGACGACATCCCCGTCGGCGGCGGAAAGATCTTCCCCGACCAGCAGGTGGTGGTGACCGAACCCGCCGACGGGGAGTTCAAGGCGTTCAGCGCGGTCTGCACCCACCAGGGCTGCCTCGTCGACGCCGTCAGCGGAGGCACGATCAACTGCCCGTGCCACGGCAGCCGGTACAAGATCACCGACGGTTCGGTCGTGCGGGGCCCTGCCACCCGGCCGCTCGCGCCGAAGTCCGTCGTCGTCCAGGGCGACTCCCTCGTCGTGAGCTAG
- a CDS encoding DUF6529 family protein, which produces MADVRTPTTTRTLRRILLAVAIGSLVAVALGVYGGLHQAAGYSIDIGGFSSTQSVKSWLTTLAVLLGVVQLISAMMIYGRIPGPTWAGTLHRWSGRLAVLCVVPVVVHCLYALGFQTYEPRVLIHALLGCFFFGAFTAKMLLLTYKDLPGWVLPVAGGALFCGLVGLWLTSSFWFFTTSGFTF; this is translated from the coding sequence ATGGCCGACGTCCGGACGCCGACGACGACGCGCACCCTGCGGCGGATCCTGCTGGCGGTGGCGATCGGCTCGCTGGTCGCGGTCGCCCTGGGCGTGTACGGAGGACTGCACCAGGCCGCCGGTTACTCGATCGACATCGGCGGCTTCTCCAGCACCCAGTCCGTCAAGAGCTGGCTCACGACCCTCGCCGTGCTGCTCGGCGTCGTCCAGCTGATCTCGGCGATGATGATCTACGGGCGCATCCCCGGCCCGACCTGGGCGGGCACGCTGCACCGCTGGTCCGGCAGGCTGGCGGTGCTGTGCGTCGTCCCGGTGGTGGTGCACTGCCTGTACGCCCTCGGCTTCCAGACCTACGAGCCACGCGTGCTGATCCACGCGCTGCTCGGTTGCTTCTTCTTCGGCGCCTTCACCGCGAAGATGCTCCTGCTCACCTACAAGGACCTGCCGGGATGGGTTCTGCCGGTGGCCGGGGGCGCGCTGTTCTGCGGCCTGGTCGGTCTCTGGCTGACCTCCTCGTTCTGGTTCTTCACCACGTCCGGGTTCACGTTCTGA
- a CDS encoding MmcQ/YjbR family DNA-binding protein: MAVIEDVRSLGSELERSYPVYVRGRLKFRVKQIVYVAFSLDETVMGFAFPKEERETLVRSEPQKFQMPSASDLRFHWVHADLAALDPTEARELVVDAWRMVVPKKVSGAYDLIHPTGPG, translated from the coding sequence ATGGCGGTGATCGAGGACGTCCGGTCGCTGGGCAGCGAGCTGGAGCGCTCGTACCCGGTGTACGTGCGCGGCAGGCTGAAGTTCCGCGTCAAGCAGATCGTCTACGTGGCGTTCTCCCTGGACGAGACCGTGATGGGCTTCGCGTTCCCCAAGGAGGAGCGGGAGACGTTGGTCCGGAGCGAACCGCAGAAGTTCCAGATGCCGTCCGCGTCGGATCTGCGCTTCCACTGGGTCCACGCCGACCTGGCCGCACTGGACCCGACCGAAGCCCGTGAGCTCGTCGTCGACGCGTGGCGCATGGTGGTCCCCAAGAAGGTCTCCGGCGCCTACGACCTCATCCATCCCACGGGCCCGGGCTGA